Proteins from one Tetrapisispora phaffii CBS 4417 chromosome 8, complete genome genomic window:
- the TPHA0H00810 gene encoding glycerol-3-phosphate dehydrogenase family protein (similar to Saccharomyces cerevisiae GPD1 (YDL022W) and GPD2 (YOL059W); ancestral locus Anc_3.169): MAATDRLMQTNNTLQQSNNAPIRRNTSALNLTLKTDPFKVTVIGSGNWGTTIAKVVAENTELNPHLFVRRVDMWVFEETIDGSKLTEIINTKHENVKYLPNIKLPANLVANPDIIDAAKDADIIIFNIPHQFLPRIIDQLKGNVKPTARAISCLKGFEVGPDGVELLSSYVTKHLGIACGALSGANLAPEVAKENWSETTVAYQIPQDFRGEGYDADHKILKVLFHRPYFHVNVIEDVAGISIAGALKNVVALGCGFVEGLGWGNNAAAAIQRVGLSEIIKFGQMFFPESKVETYYRESAGVADLITTCSGGRNVRVAKNMAVTGRSAVEVEKELLNGQSAQGVITCKEVHEWLHHCNKLEEFPLFEAVYQIVYNNVPMNQLPDMIEELECLGV; the protein is encoded by the coding sequence ATGGCTGCGACTGATAGACTAATGCAAACTAACAACACTCTACAACAATCAAATAACGCTCCGATCAGGAGGAACACTTCTGCTCTGAATTTGACTTTGAAGACTGATCCCTTTAAAGTCACTGTCATCGGGTCAGGGAACTGGGGTACTACTATCGCTAAAGTTGTCGCTGAAAACACTGAATTGAATCCACATCTGTTTGTTAGACGTGTCGATATGTGGGTGTTTGAAGAGACTATTGACGGCAGCAAATTAACTGAAATAATTAATACCAAACACGaaaatgtaaaatatttaccaaatattaaattaccTGCGAATTTGGTCGCAAATCCAGATATTATCGATGCTGCAAAGGATGCGGacattattatctttaatattcCCCATCAATTCTTACCAAGAATTATAGATCAATTGAAGGGTAACGTTAAGCCCACCGCAAGGGCTATTTCTTGTCTGAAAGGTTTCGAGGTTGGACCAGACGGTGTCGAATTATTATCCTCATACGTTACAAAACACTTAGGCATTGCATGTGGTGCTCTATCGGGTGCTAATCTGGCCCCCGAAGTCGCTAAAGAAAACTGGTCGGAAACAACCGTCGCTTATCAAATTCCGCAAGATTTTAGAGGTGAAGGTTATGACGCTGATCATAAGATTCTGAAAGTTCTGTTCCATAGACCGTATTTCCACGTTAATGTCATTGAAGATGTCGCTGGTATTTCAATCGCCGGTGCGTTGAAGAATGTAGTCGCATTAGGTTGTGGTTTTGTGGAAGGTTTGGGCTGGGGGAATAACGCTGCCGCAGCAATCCAAAGAGTCGGTTTATCAGAAATCATCAAGTTCGGTCAAATGTTCTTCCCAGAATCTAAAGTTGAGACTTATTACAGAGAATCTGCAGGCGTAGCTGATTTAATCACAACTTGTTCAGGTGGTAGAAACGTCAGAGTCGCCAAAAACATGGCTGTCACAGGTAGAAGTGCTGTCGAAGTAGAGAAAGAACTATTGAACGGCCAATCCGCTCAAGGTGTCATTACTTGTAAAGAAGTTCATGAATGGTTGCATCACTGTAAcaaattagaagaattcCCATTATTCGAGGCAGTTTACCAAATCGTTTACAACAACGTCCCAATGAACCAATTACCTGACATgattgaagaattagaatGTTTAGGTGTTTAA
- the TPHA0H00820 gene encoding uncharacterized protein (similar to Saccharomyces cerevisiae YNL193W; ancestral locus Anc_2.57), whose product MFNINSKKNKKRRELTTQQDYYLEGIDYEQQGERWIHSDIRKSLTNYLSAFMTYEKGISLFKGNGDRKCEYDIKFNMTRISLVIYSEYICNDYGMNLLKYIDLENSTLDLNKIVIPLPDIIKNFENVYTEYHDVKTWDFDYNLITSYLSYIENEEMYENISMEELDSITEKMLMILNELIVTIQQETIQYNEAIASIEQKSNEEEMNDNSFKKEEKIEDESDEYMEVSDTVTNDTLPEVLCIGYKYIIGVFERGIFNNEKVNQLYSALNTIEVHDAKVAESESMIELSKLKEQINGMGLYSHAFETQEEYLNRLSKVDITTTTLVIEFFISTIGDDDVSNKWKLCTQLNKIYNEQLKNNGLQIMYKLLLMLNLLENEIERCKLSAFLKMNEKTTHILEKNCLTMKNNIIKLCDMPSSVDKLNENIIKKLQRQYIKDQATELLSM is encoded by the coding sequence atgtttaatattaattcaaaaaaaaataagaaaaggCGTGAATTGACCACTCAACAGGACTACTATTTAGAAGGTATCGACTATGAACAACAAGGTGAGAGGTGGATTCATAGTGATATTCGAAAGTCATTAACCAACTACTTATCGGCATTCATGACGTATGAGAAGGGGATCTCGTTGTTTAAAGGCAATGGAGATCGTAAATGTGAATATGATATAAAGTTTAATATGACTAGGATTTCACTTGTAATATATTctgaatatatttgtaatgaTTATGGTAtgaatcttttaaaatatatagattTAGAGAATTCGACTTTGGAtctaaataaaattgttattCCATTGCCTGATATAATTaagaattttgaaaatgtcTATACAGAATATCACGATGTTAAAACATGGGATTTTGATTacaatttaataacatcTTATTTATCgtatattgaaaatgaagagaTGTATGAGAATATCAGCATGGAAGAACTTGACTCGATCACTGAAAAAATGttgatgatattaaatgaGTTGATTGTTACTATTCAGCAAGAAACGATCCAATATAACGAGGCGATTGCGTCAATTGAACAAAAATCCAATGAGGAAGAGATGAACGATAACAGCTtcaagaaagaagaaaaaattgagGACGAGAGCGATGAATACATGGAGGTTAGCGACACAGTGACCAATGACACGCTACCGGAAGTGTTGTGCATTGGCtacaaatatatcatcGGTGTGTTTGAGAGAggaatattcaataatgaaaaagtTAATCAATTATACTCTGCATTGAACACAATTGAAGTGCATGACGCCAAAGTGGCTGAGAGTGAATCCATGATCGagttatcaaaattaaaagaacaGATTAACGGCATGGGATTGTATTCCCATGCTTTTGAAACACaagaagaatatttaaatcGACTTTCAAAAGTTGACATAACTACTACAACCTTggtaattgaatttttcattagtaCTATTGGAGACGACGACGTCTCCAATAAATGGAAATTGTGCACACAGTTGAATAAGATATATAAcgaacaattgaaaaacaatGGATTACAGATAATGTACAAATTACTATTAATGTTAAATTTActagaaaatgaaattgaaagatgTAAACTAAGTGcgtttttaaaaatgaatgaaAAGACAACACATATCCTTGAAAAGAACTGTCTAACCatgaaaaacaatataattaaaCTTTGTGACATGCCCTCTTCAGTagataaattgaatgagaatataatcaaaaaacTACAAAGACAATACATCAAAGACCAAGCGACAGAGTTGTTGAGTATGTGA
- the TPHA0H00840 gene encoding uncharacterized protein (similar to Saccharomyces cerevisiae CDC13 (YDL220C); ancestral locus Anc_2.56) translates to MDSIALLSRITLVNDKFTLYFHDGHVLSHIVLNKSNEKIDFYNSKIIVTLLFKNFNIDLLLDKQPFDYNNIHHRKLIFVSYLFKDNILQELFPLNLTMLKNLIKTRNEDLLNIFKYLISSSLNQNDPFTLEMIIDDMPEELIDMLGSIETNKLAPTRKRQLSQELENNIEDDDINELIETSSDSDNNSTDNSVYTTPKQYQRKVRKLNANEVAIENMEPPKTFLPYPQINTKETKTGKLIAMFPTYFNSMELLKNTKIHLFFIPEEMENEHQRTLPNYELKPNINCIEFVMSVKEMQQVFGKIEDSKSLKTIAFNKDSIIDFQLMKIAYKNNLYSAIWKLKRFRVNTKKKVKKTNSRKNASFLNNVISNFVPSSDPDNAANVNSYNGKPSSPQSDPILQFSGLVLKPGETKYFQLYCILLACSDESHSFLKLTVTDFTKNTMIQQKYLIDKFLIDYNNKIDDNEGIRLIMYPNVFKPFNEKVKKLYNKEIKDMFIGTSKNLSDKGILCKMTIKANLYSDKLNAIVRECEPIPVDEFTSLTDHEKFYVEKLYSNTFPRITHYSQRFVLDYYKICFPFEWNNLKLVLTLPVKKNVPILNPHLLNNRERYGNKSIESDFEEDSESEDDSESESQEENGEDWKDDFDPENDANETDYTLFDDTSSEMLSSRFTEENDFYKLNQVPLSDRQIYTVKTEIVNVDCNKFYFEYFLRSQDNKDNFVDPRKTINAIINPTRRLKRFFNLTEAESKPDKILQSINSRYASDIKRIINQNFTLKLNRNYILLSKNVKLLTWSLVGVTMEELNPLNTNNTIEVKLEI, encoded by the coding sequence ATGGATTCAATAGCATTACTTTCAAGAATTACTTTGgttaatgataaattcaCATTGTATTTCCATGATGGCCATGTCTTATCAcatattgttttaaataaatccaatgaaaaaatagatttttataattcaaaGATTATAGTTACGTTGCTGTTCAAGAACTTCAATATCGACTTGCTATTAGATAAACAACCATTTGATTACAATAATATCCATCATCGAAAATTAATCTTTGTGtcatatttattcaaagataatattttacagGAGTTGTTTCCATTGAATTTAACTATGCtgaaaaatctaataaagACAAGAAATGAAGATCTGCttaatatcttcaaatatttaatatcaagTTCTTTGAATCAAAATGATCCATTTACTCTAGAAATGATAATTGATGACATGCCTGAAGAATTGATTGATATGTTAGGGTCAATTGAAACTAATAAACTAGCTCCTACACGAAAAAGACAACTAAGtcaagaattagaaaataatatagaagatgatgatattaatgaaCTTATTGAAACATCATCAGATAGCGATAACAATTCAACTGATAACTCAGTATACACTACCCCAAAACAATATCAAAGAAAAGTAAGAAAACTTAATGCAAATGAAGTagcaattgaaaatatggAACCCCCTAAGACTTTTTTACCATACCCTCAAATAAATACCAAAGAAACTAAAACTGGTAAACTAATAGCTATGTTTCcaacatattttaatagtatggaattattgaaaaatactAAAATCCACTTATTTTTTATCCCTGAGGAAATGGAAAATGAACATCAAAGAACACTACCTAATTATGAATTAAAACCTAACATTAATTGTATTGAATTCGTAATGTCAGTCAAAGAAATGCAACAAGTATTCGGCAAAATTGAGGattcaaaatcattaaaaacaATTGCATTTAATAAAGATTCAATAATAGATTTTCAACTTATGAAAATTGCctacaaaaataatttatattctgcaatttggaaattaaaaagatttaGAGTTAATACTAAAAAAAAGGTAAAAAAAACCAATTCCAGAAAAAATGCTTCTTTTCTAAATAATGTCATATCTAATTTTGTTCCAAGTTCTGATCCTGATAATGCAGCTAATGTAAATTCATATAATGGAAAGCCCTCTTCACCACAATCGGATCCGATTTTACAATTCAGTGGACTAGTTTTAAAACCTGGCGagacaaaatattttcagcTATATTGTATCTTATTGGCATGCTCTGATGAAAGTCACTCATTTCTTAAGCTGACTGTAACAGATTTCACAAAGAATACAATGATACAACAAAAATActtaattgataaatttttgatagaCTACAATAATAAGATTGATGACAATGAAGGTATTAGACTAATAATGTATCCAAATGTGTTTAAACCATTTAATGAGAAAGTGAAGAAATTGTATAATAAGGAAATCAAAGATATGTTTATCGgaacttcaaaaaatttatcagACAAAGGTATTCTTTGTAAAATGACCATTAAAGCAAATCTATATTCAGATAAATTGAATGCAATTGTAAGGGAATGTGAACCTATTCCAGTAGATGAATTTACTTCATTAACTGACCACGAAAAATTCTACgtagaaaaattatattctaatACTTTTCCGAGAATAACTCATTATTCTCAAAGATTTGTGTTAGATTATTATAAGATCTGTTTTCCATTTGAATGgaataatttgaaacttGTATTGACTTTACCagtaaagaaaaatgtTCCAATATTAAATCCTCATTTGCTAAACAATAGAGAACGTTATGGTAATAAAAGTATTGAGTCTGATTTCGAAGAAGACTCTGAGTCTGAAGACGACTCTGAGTCTGAATCCCAAGAGGAAAATGGAGAAGACTGGAAAGATGATTTCGACCCTGAAAATGATGCAAATGAAACTGATTACACTTTGTTTGATGATACCTCCTCTGAAATGCTAAGTTCTCGATTTactgaagaaaatgatttctataaattaaatcaagTACCGCTAAGTGACAGGCAAATTTACACTGTCAAAACAGAAATAGTAAATGTTGATTGTAATAAATTCTATTTTGAGTATTTTTTAAGATCACAAGATAACaaagataattttgttGACCCAAGAAAGACAATCAATGCTATTATCAATCCTACAAGAAGATTAAAAAGGTTCTTCAATTTAACAGAAGCAGAATCAAAGCCAGATAAAATCTTACAAAGTATCAACAGTAGATATGCAAGtgatataaaaagaattattaaccAAAATTTTACACTGAAATTGAATAGAAACTATATCTTGCtatcaaaaaatgtaaaattaCTGACCTGGTCTCTAGTAGGTGTTACTATGGAAGAATTAAACCCTTTAAATACAAACAATACCATCGAAGTAAAACTTGAAATATAG
- the TPHA0H00850 gene encoding uncharacterized protein — protein MVRDAKGKEKCKTEPEKGNGFSNLKAGKMKRRNPKQKMLEKNCSSNTENTKKNGRTEKNPTKQKDASNMVDVTTQTLQLYQLQLDNTFGLHNISDHYKVSSSAHEPLEINEKQFSIKSSSSLCSIGDSEPTSKIFEDSNIAHDGLNGFESSLSTDEDPEMDGGDNDINLILVDIDKLIQKMTITANKLLPVMPADDKSCRWKKVPSCCFGLD, from the coding sequence ATGGTGAGAGATGCCAAGGGCAAAGAGAAATGCAAAACTGAACCAGAGAAAGGAAATGGattttccaatttaaaAGCTGGTAAGATGAAAAGAAGGAATCCTAAGCAAAAGATGTTGGAGAAGAATTGCTCCTCAAATACTGAGAATACGAAAAAAAATGGTAGGACTGAGAAAAATCctacaaaacaaaaagatgCTAGTAATATGGTTGACGTTACTACACAAACATTGCAACTGTATCAACTTCAATTAGACAATACATTTGGATTACACAATATATCTGATCACTATAAAGTATCATCTTCCGCACATGAACCATTGGAGATTAATGAAAAACAGTTTAGCATTAAAAGTTCAAGTTCACTTTGCTCTATCGGAGATTCAGAACCAAcaagtaaaatatttgaagattCAAATATAGCACATGATGGTTTGAATGGCTTTGAAAGCAGCTTGAGTACGGACGAAGATCCAGAAATGGATGGTGGTGACAATGATATTAACTTGATACTAGTAGATATTGACaaattgattcaaaaaatgacaaTTACGGCAAATAAATTACTCCCAGTCATGCCTGCTGATGACAAGAGCTGTCGTTGGAAAAAAGTTCCGTCATGTTGCTTTGGATTAGATTAA
- the WHI3 gene encoding mRNA-binding protein WHI3 (similar to Saccharomyces cerevisiae WHI4 (YDL224C) and WHI3 (YNL197C); ancestral locus Anc_2.52) produces the protein MSVISGNSPSMQHTQDISFQEQHTSLSSDLPNPLQLDSMLQTLNLGNTGMSAMNNEFSLPTKRKMIFILRLSGLPSDITSREAHALFALATGTISIELKKESNGNGTEEEHVVIAKFDSFPLVSQYAATINSKTSIFGSDFASKINVEIIDESTNERLSIPNIYHSPNEIKSNNLHAEFMNSFSVPQKSRFSFSNTYSNENENHLPTSQNLSQPDLNIHSGISQSDAGKNFLLQGNDEINDSIWGSNSISSLMNGFSNGGSSAGQLDWASPPAKSANPMMYMPSGLGSNIAPSHSMDSLSQGQGVPLLHQTNSNILSSSQPQGNFGMRMQVPNNANTHPMTTNPIPVKGVDMNTPTKNAQYKTTISSTSLTPINNDSKVINNNPANATTPQKSSVRSSGIKDVNSSKVSGSATPSVPNNGTGIVGISQADLSLLARVPPPANPADQNPPCNTLYVGNLPPDATEQELRQLFSSQPGFRRLSFRNKNNNGNGHGPMCFVEFDDVSFATVALAELYGRQLPRPVISNKGGIRLSFSKNPLGVRGPKSRRSGNAGMTSNNNSTTSFNNAPSNTSDSNSGGNYSYILGYTKN, from the coding sequence ATGTCAGTTATTAGTGGTAATTCTCCAAGCATGCAACACACTCAAGATATCTCATTCCAAGAACAACATACCAGTCTCTCAAGTGATTTGCCAAATCCATTACAGTTGGATTCCATGTTGCAGACTCTAAATTTGGGTAATACTGGGATGTCTGCTAtgaataatgaattttctTTGCCAACTAAACGAAAGATGATATTTATCTTGAGGTTAAGTGGATTACCAAGTGATATAACCTCCAGAGAAGCGCATGCCTTGTTTGCACTTGCAACAGGTACAATCTCcattgaattgaaaaaagaatcTAATGGTAACGGTACGGAAGAAGAACATGTAGTGATTGCTAAATTTGATTCCTTCCCATTAGTCTCTCAATATGCTGCAACGATAAACTCAAAGACATCGATCTTTGGATCTGATTTTGCTTCAAAGATAAACGTTGAAATTATCGATGAGTCTACAAATGAACGTTTATCAATTCCTAATATTTACCATTCACCGAATGAaatcaaatcaaataatttgcATGCTGAATTCATGAACAGTTTCTCAGTTCCTCAAAAATCCAGATTTTCATTCAGTAATACTTATTCCAATGAAAACGAAAATCATTTACCCACTTCTCAAAATTTATCTCAACCAGATCTAAACATCCACTCTGGAATCTCACAAAGTGATGCAGGTAAAAACTTTTTACTTCAAGGtaatgatgaaattaatgaCAGCATTTGGGGTTCCAATAGTATTTCATCTTTAATGAATGGATTCAGTAATGGTGGTTCATCTGCCGGTCAACTTGACTGGGCCTCCCCTCCCGCTAAGAGTGCTAATCCAATGATGTACATGCCTAGTGGACTTGGTTCTAACATTGCTCCATCTCATTCAATGGATTCGTTATCTCAAGGGCAAGGTGTTCCGCTTCTTCATCAAACAAATAGcaatattttatcatcaaGTCAACCTCAAGGAAATTTTGGAATGAGGATGCAAGTTCCAAATAATGCGAACACACATCCAATGACAACAAACCCAATACCAGTCAAAGGTGTTGATATGAATACACCAACAAAAAATGCCCAGTATAAAACAACTATTTCCAGTACATCTTTGACTCctataaataatgattcaaaggtcattaataataaccCTGCTAACGCAACGACACCTCAAAAATCATCTGTTAGATCATCGGGTATAAAAGATGTCAATAGTTCAAAAGTTTCGGGATCAGCTACACCATCTGTTCCAAACAACGGAACTGGCATCGTTGGTATTTCACAAGCTGATTTGTCATTACTTGCACGTGTTCCACCACCAGCCAATCCTGCTGATCAAAATCCGCCATGCAACACTCTTTACGTTGGGAATTTACCACCAGATGCCACTGAACAAGAATTAAGACAGTTATTTTCAAGCCAACCAGGTTTCAGAAGATTGTCATTCAgaaataagaataataatggcAACGGGCATGGACCAATGTGTTTTGTTGAATTCGACGATGTTAGCTTCGCAACAGTTGCTTTAGCTGAACTATACGGTCGTCAATTACCAAGACCTGTAATAAGTAATAAAGGTGGTATTAGATTAAGTTTCTCCAAAAACCCGCTTGGTGTTAGAGGTCCCAAATCAAGACGTTCTGGGAATGCTGGTATGACTTCCAATAACAACAGTACAACTTCATTCAACAACGCGCCATCCAATACTTCAGACTCTAATTCTGGTGGTAACTACAGTTATATACTAGGCTATACTAAGAATTGA
- the GCR2 gene encoding Gcr2p (similar to Saccharomyces cerevisiae GCR2 (YNL199C); ancestral locus Anc_2.50) translates to MDDLDFTSLTGQLKNSNGVIHHQFRSDIFIIRAYKLISQSSVVNGHNMQSVINSPQTSTTTPASTTSSLNNVGSKGMTVSDADNNHSTHSNNSNNNNNNNGGVTSSINNISAQYTTIFVKLAKLYNIIISMGSISDRSSSPKSSMELYQRFKQIIKELDLSYDVSPYAQYFKRIDDGIWQIKEDRELTNDQLWQSITVAILSIYDPRTGQIIYQNRNNFGGKNDINNNDSPNNNFSNNNGIKTNNSPNNIGMNNNGNNGNNNNNNNNNANNNNENNNERNGINSLRTATTNNSPTNFNNDNDNDTQGNDNINKNGNNNINNNDNDITNKGVGNPTINSMLMDASLPQQLQKRLQSISQGMNSRSVNGYYTQPTSPGAYAGFSFNQTEVDPNSQLNYHDPGNVNIWKRKSLSSLDVDTLDDVAVEELLQLTSVNKKQKPNYANGNPNNSNSNAVNVMNFTDGSGNPIFVNSIGSNDFDNSNPVNGNQSMNNHDTKSNFNTATKQPKSKGKARNSRAGVGSRKGKNAKNNSNNNNNNSNSNNNISNSQMNEMNNMASNIMHSDAVSDNMAKQVVSTYNALILEKDQRIIQLERELELQRQETQWLRKMLIEDMGCIRSMLTNIRK, encoded by the coding sequence ATGGATGATCTTGATTTCACTTCGTTAACTGGCCAACTAAAAAATTCCAATGGTGTTATACATCATCAATTCAGAtcagatatttttattattaggGCATATAAATTGATCTCACAAAGTTCTGTTGTCAACGGACATAACATGCAAAGTGTCATTAATTCACCTCAAACATCAACTACCACCCCTGCTTCGACTACTAGTAGTTTGAATAACGTTGGTTCGAAAGGCATGACTGTATCTGATGCTGATAACAATCATAGCACACACAGCAATAATagtaacaacaataataataacaatggTGGTGTCACGAGTtccattaataatattagtGCACAATACACAACTATTTTTGTGAAACTAGCAAAGctatataatataataatttcaatggGGTCGATTAGTGATAGATCCTCTTCTCCAAAATCTTCAATGGAATTATATCAAAGatttaaacaaataattaaaGAACTAGACTTAAGTTACGATGTCAGCCCGTATGCACAATATTTCAAGAGAATAGATGATGGCATATGGCAAATTAAAGAAGACAGGGAATTAACTAATGACCAGTTGTGGCAATCAATAACAGTTGCAATCTTATCTATTTATGATCCGAGGACAGGACAAATAATCTATCAAAACCGTAACAATTTTGGAGgcaaaaatgatattaacaataatgaCAGTCCGaataataacttttcaaataataatggcATTAAAACGAATAACAGTCCGAATAACATTGGTATGAACAACAATGgtaataatggtaataataataacaataacaacaacaacgctaacaataataatgagaATAATAATGAGAGAAATGGCATTAACAGTTTGAGAACAGCCACTACTAATAATTCGCCAACGAATTTTAATAACGATAACGATAATGATACACAAggtaatgataatattaacaagaatggaaataataatatcaataacaATGACAATGATATTACTAATAAAGGTGTAGGAAACCCAACAATTAACAGTATGCTAATGGATGCATCACTTCCCCaacaattacaaaaaagGTTACAATCTATAAGTCAAGGTATGAACTCAAGATCTGTAAATGGTTACTACACACAACCAACAAGTCCAGGTGCATACGCAggattttcttttaatcaAACAGAAGTGGACCCAAACTCACAATTGAATTACCATGACCCAGGAAACGTTAATATTTGGAAAAGAAAATCTTTGAGTTCCTTAGATGTCGATACTCTAGATGATGTTGCtgttgaagaattattacaattaacTTCAGTAAATAAGAAGCAAAAACCAAATTATGCGAATGGCAACCcaaataattctaattcGAATGCTGTCAACGTCATGAATTTTACAGATGGTTCAGGAAATCCAATTTTTGTCAATAGTATCGGTAGCAATGACTTTGATAACTCTAATCCCGTAAACGGTAATCAATCCATGAATAATCATGACACTAAAAGTAATTTCAATACAGCAACTAAACAACCTAAATCAAAGGGTAAGGCCAGGAATTCAAGAGCAGGTGTAGGATCACGTAAAGGCAAGAatgcaaaaaataatagtaataataacaataataatagtaatagtaataataatatcagtAATTCCCAAATGAATGAGATGAATAATATGGCTTCAAATATCATGCATAGTGATGCAGTTTCGGATAATATGGCTAAACAAGTTGTCAGCACCTATAATGCACTAATCCTTGAAAAGGATCAACGTATCATTCAACTGGAACGTGAATTGGAATTACAAAGACAAGAAACTCAATGGCTAAGAAAGATGCTGATCGAAGATATGGGTTGCATAAGAAGTATGTTAActaatattagaaaatag
- the NNR1 gene encoding NADHX epimerase (similar to Saccharomyces cerevisiae YNL200C; ancestral locus Anc_2.49), giving the protein MSNLFTLSSKLAAQLDQELMGPKVGFTLQQLMELAGFSVAQAVQKEYAIDDLNKNKKVLVIAGPGNNGGDGLVCARHLKLFGYNPVVYYPKRSSRTEFYGQLVKQLDFFNIPILEESDDWLQYLKPEQTICIIDAIFGFSFKSPMREPFGKIVDEVSKIDNTIPVVAVDVPSGWDVDEGPTSETYITPSLLVSLTVPKPCSKHIDTAKTSHYVGGRFIPNHFAEKYGFKTFKYQSTEQVMKL; this is encoded by the coding sequence ATGTCAAACCTATTTACATTATCTTCGAAACTAGCAGCCCAATTGGATCAAGAACTAATGGGTCCAAAAGTTGGATTCACTTTACAACAATTAATGGAATTGGCAGGATTCAGCGTTGCACAAGCTGTTCAAAAAGAATATGCTATCGATGACCTAAACAAGAATAAAAAAGTACTCGTAATTGCTGGACCTGGTAATAATGGTGGTGATGGACTAGTATGTGCAAGACATTTGAAGTTGTTTGGATATAACCCGGTAGTTTATTATCCAAAGAGAAGTTCAAGAACTGAATTTTATGGACAATTAGTCAAGCAATTGgatttttttaacattcCAATTCTCGAAGAGTCAGATGATTGGCTACAATACCTAAAACCAGAACAAACAATTTGTATTATCGATGCTATATTTGGTTTTAGTTTCAAGTCACCAATGAGAGAACCATTTGGTAAAATAGTAGACGAAGTAAGTAAAATAGATAATACAATTCCGGTGGTCGCAGTGGATGTTCCTAGTGGATGGGATGTCGACGAAGGTCCAACCTCAGAAACCTACATCACTCCATCTCTTCTGGTATCATTGACGGTCCCTAAGCCATGCAGTAAACATATTGACACTGCAAAGACTAGTCACTATGTTGGTGGAAGGTTTATTCCAAATCATTTTGCGGAAAAATATGGTTTCaaaactttcaaatatCAATCGACAGAACAGGTAATGAAACTTTAG